One genomic window of Streptosporangiales bacterium includes the following:
- a CDS encoding formate--tetrahydrofolate ligase, with product MAFPSDLEIARSASMKPIEDIANEMGLASHLLQPYGDDVLKVKLDAIEHLKTRERGKYVVVSAITPTPLGEGKTTTTVGLGQAFKHIGKKASIAIRQPSMGPTFGIKGGAAGGGYSQVVPMELLNLHLTGDSHAVTAAHNLLSAMIDNHLFQGNELDLDLNQITWRRVLDVNDRALRNIIVGLGSRMDGVPRQTGFDITAASEVMAVLGLTSSLTDLRQRLGNIVIGYTRAGEPVTAEQLHAAGSMAVIMREAIKPNLLQTLENTPVLVHAGPFGNIATGNSSVVADLIGLRCSDFHITEAGFGADMGAERFFNIKCRVSGEQPDAAVVVATVRALKAHSGKYKIVAGKELPPALLEENPDDVAIGAANLRKQIENIRQHGVPAVVAINAFPTDHPSEHEAIRQIAAEMGARSAVCTHFADGGRGAAELAEAVAEAANEPNEFQLLYPDSASLREKIETVAGKVYGADGVDYSPAAERQLDTYERAGFGKLPVCIAKTHLSISSDPALTGAPTGWRLPVREVRASVGAGFVYPLCGEMRTMPGLSKSPAAAHIDLDENDEILGLS from the coding sequence ATGGCGTTCCCAAGCGACCTCGAAATCGCTCGGTCCGCGTCGATGAAACCCATCGAGGACATCGCGAACGAGATGGGTCTCGCTAGTCATCTGCTGCAGCCGTACGGGGACGACGTCCTGAAGGTGAAGCTCGACGCGATCGAGCACCTGAAGACCCGCGAGCGCGGCAAGTACGTCGTGGTAAGCGCGATCACGCCGACGCCGCTGGGCGAGGGCAAGACCACCACGACGGTCGGTCTCGGCCAGGCGTTCAAGCACATCGGCAAGAAGGCGTCCATCGCCATCAGGCAGCCGTCGATGGGGCCGACCTTCGGCATCAAGGGCGGCGCGGCCGGCGGCGGCTACAGCCAGGTCGTGCCGATGGAGCTGCTGAACCTGCACCTCACCGGCGACTCGCACGCGGTGACCGCGGCGCACAACCTGCTGTCGGCGATGATCGACAACCATCTGTTCCAGGGCAACGAGCTCGACCTGGACCTGAACCAGATCACCTGGCGCCGCGTGCTAGACGTGAACGACCGGGCGCTGCGCAACATCATCGTCGGCCTCGGCTCGCGGATGGACGGCGTGCCGCGGCAGACCGGGTTCGACATCACCGCGGCGTCCGAGGTGATGGCCGTGCTCGGCCTCACCAGCTCGCTCACCGACCTGCGGCAGCGGCTGGGCAACATCGTGATCGGCTACACCAGGGCGGGCGAGCCGGTCACCGCGGAGCAGCTGCACGCCGCCGGCTCGATGGCCGTCATCATGCGCGAGGCGATCAAGCCGAACCTGCTGCAGACGCTGGAGAACACGCCGGTGCTCGTACATGCCGGCCCGTTCGGCAACATCGCCACCGGCAACTCGTCCGTCGTCGCCGACCTGATCGGCCTGCGCTGCAGCGACTTCCACATCACGGAAGCGGGCTTCGGCGCGGACATGGGCGCGGAGCGGTTCTTCAACATCAAGTGCCGGGTCTCCGGCGAGCAGCCGGACGCGGCCGTCGTCGTGGCCACCGTGCGTGCGCTCAAGGCGCACTCCGGAAAGTACAAGATCGTCGCCGGCAAGGAGCTGCCACCCGCGCTGCTCGAGGAGAACCCGGACGACGTGGCGATCGGTGCGGCGAACCTGCGCAAGCAGATCGAGAACATCAGGCAGCACGGCGTGCCCGCGGTCGTCGCCATCAACGCGTTCCCCACCGACCACCCCAGCGAGCACGAGGCGATCCGGCAGATCGCCGCCGAGATGGGCGCCAGGTCGGCGGTGTGCACCCACTTCGCGGACGGCGGACGCGGCGCAGCTGAGCTGGCCGAGGCAGTCGCGGAGGCGGCCAACGAGCCGAACGAGTTCCAGCTGCTCTACCCGGACTCGGCGAGCCTGCGGGAGAAGATCGAGACCGTCGCGGGCAAGGTCTACGGCGCCGACGGCGTGGACTACTCCCCCGCGGCCGAGCGGCAGCTCGACACCTACGAGCGGGCCGGCTTCGGCAAGCTGCCGGTGTGCATCGCGAAGACCCACCTGTCCATCTCGTCGGACCCTGCGCTCACCGGCGCACCGACCGGGTGGCGGCTGCCGGTACGCGAGGTGCGCGCCTCGGTCGGCGCAGGCTTCGTCTACCCGCTCTGCGGCGAGATGCGCACCATGCCTGGGCTGAGCAAGTCACCCGCAGCCGCTCACATCGATCTGGACGAGAACGACGAGATCCTCGGTCTCTCCTGA
- a CDS encoding TetR family transcriptional regulator has protein sequence MATPRATSSTAIRVVPRDAGVAAWSAAAGAGDMLGTVPYGRNVWSTRGIARWSRYEDGAMTAHDPQRRAALVRALVEIVAERGLDAVSVREVAAHADVSIGAVQHHFRTKSAMLQAAMEDVVTRWAAELDREISDDPPKALRLIAHRLVPDRSDDADSRVWLAFVARAAVEEELAAVHADSMRKLEDSLVAGAMTGRSAPARQRRTIADEMAALMALVDGLTVAVLVEPDRMSPRRARTILDRHLDHMLAGG, from the coding sequence ATGGCGACGCCGCGCGCCACGTCGAGCACGGCGATCCGGGTGGTGCCCAGGGATGCGGGTGTGGCTGCCTGGTCGGCTGCCGCGGGCGCCGGTGACATGCTCGGCACGGTACCATACGGACGTAATGTTTGGTCGACCCGAGGGATCGCTCGGTGGTCGAGGTACGAGGATGGGGCGATGACCGCACACGACCCGCAGCGCCGCGCCGCGCTGGTGCGTGCGCTCGTCGAGATCGTGGCCGAGCGCGGCCTGGACGCGGTGAGCGTACGCGAGGTCGCGGCGCACGCCGACGTGTCGATCGGTGCCGTGCAGCACCATTTCCGCACGAAGTCGGCGATGTTGCAGGCGGCGATGGAGGACGTCGTCACGCGCTGGGCCGCCGAGCTCGACCGCGAAATCTCCGACGACCCGCCCAAGGCGTTGCGGCTGATCGCGCACCGGCTCGTCCCCGACCGGTCGGACGACGCGGACTCCCGGGTCTGGTTGGCGTTCGTCGCACGTGCCGCGGTCGAGGAGGAGCTCGCCGCGGTGCACGCCGACAGCATGCGCAAGCTGGAGGACTCGCTGGTGGCCGGCGCCATGACCGGACGGAGTGCGCCCGCGCGCCAGCGCCGGACGATCGCGGACGAGATGGCCGCGCTGATGGCGCTGGTGGACGGCCTCACCGTCGCCGTCCTGGTCGAACCGGATCGGATGTCACCGCGCCGCGCCCGGACGATCCTCGACCGGCACCTCGACCACATGCTTGCCGGCGGTTGA
- a CDS encoding TetR family transcriptional regulator — translation MTEKQLRADARRNRLKVLEAAQQAFADAGVGVPLDDIARRAGVGAGTVYRHFPTKEALFEAVVQHRVEQLIEDAKQRARGDDPGEAFFGFLGRLADTAAAKKDLTDALAGAGVATDSNIAAATQEMQGALGVLLDRAQRAGAVRKDVTGEHLVALLKGALVAVQHGDDPDLGARVFAVLTDGLRA, via the coding sequence ATGACGGAGAAGCAGCTGCGCGCCGACGCCAGGCGCAACCGGCTCAAGGTGCTCGAGGCCGCACAGCAGGCGTTCGCGGACGCGGGCGTCGGGGTGCCGCTCGACGACATCGCCCGCCGCGCCGGCGTCGGCGCCGGCACCGTCTACCGGCACTTCCCCACCAAGGAGGCGCTGTTCGAGGCCGTCGTGCAACACCGCGTCGAGCAGCTGATCGAGGACGCCAAGCAGCGGGCGCGCGGCGACGACCCCGGGGAGGCGTTCTTCGGCTTCCTCGGTCGGCTGGCCGACACCGCGGCGGCGAAGAAGGACCTCACCGACGCGCTCGCCGGCGCCGGGGTCGCCACCGACTCCAACATAGCGGCCGCGACCCAGGAGATGCAGGGCGCGCTAGGCGTCCTGCTGGATCGGGCTCAGCGGGCCGGTGCCGTACGGAAGGACGTGACGGGCGAGCACCTGGTCGCGCTGTTGAAGGGCGCCCTCGTCGCCGTGCAGCACGGCGACGATCCCGACCTGGGGGCGCGCGTCTTCGCCGTCCTCACCGACGGGCTGCGCGCGTAA
- a CDS encoding bifunctional 5,10-methylene-tetrahydrofolate dehydrogenase/5,10-methylene-tetrahydrofolate cyclohydrolase produces MTAVSIDGNAYADDLEKEVAADVAALAEKGIRPGLATVIAGDDYPSHTYQRRLEQLALKVGCHYTCEALPADVLEADAIATVGKLDADPRVSGILVLRPLPQQVSEVAVYRALDPTKDIESVHPVNTGLLALGRPRFVPSTPASVFHIVDRFYRDSGRDPKEVLANSLMVFVGRSDNVGKPMVFMALANNATVVSCDVHTHRAGKLYDLTRQADILVSAAGVPGLITGEHVKEGALAIDVGINPVKDPETGRTRLVGDIDFASVSEHAEAVTPVPGGVGPITDVWLLRATVRAAQMAAAAEAARGSMGF; encoded by the coding sequence ATGACGGCCGTCAGCATCGACGGTAACGCGTACGCCGACGACCTGGAGAAGGAGGTCGCGGCCGACGTCGCTGCGCTGGCGGAGAAGGGCATCAGACCCGGCCTCGCGACGGTGATCGCCGGCGACGACTACCCGTCACACACCTACCAGCGCCGGCTCGAGCAGCTGGCGCTCAAGGTTGGGTGCCACTACACGTGCGAGGCGCTGCCCGCCGACGTCCTCGAAGCCGACGCGATCGCCACGGTCGGCAAGCTCGACGCCGACCCGCGGGTCTCCGGGATCCTCGTGCTGCGGCCGCTGCCGCAGCAGGTGTCCGAGGTGGCCGTCTACCGCGCGCTCGACCCGACGAAGGACATCGAGTCGGTGCACCCGGTCAACACCGGGCTGCTCGCGCTCGGCCGGCCACGCTTCGTGCCCTCGACGCCGGCGTCGGTGTTCCACATCGTCGACCGGTTCTACCGCGACAGCGGCAGGGACCCGAAAGAGGTGCTGGCGAACAGCCTGATGGTCTTCGTCGGCCGTTCCGACAACGTCGGCAAGCCGATGGTCTTCATGGCGCTGGCGAACAATGCCACCGTCGTGTCCTGCGACGTGCACACGCACCGGGCGGGCAAGCTGTACGACCTCACCCGGCAAGCGGACATCCTGGTGTCCGCGGCCGGCGTGCCGGGTCTGATCACCGGCGAGCACGTCAAGGAGGGTGCGCTGGCGATCGACGTCGGGATCAACCCGGTCAAGGATCCGGAGACCGGCCGCACCAGGTTGGTCGGCGACATCGACTTCGCCTCGGTGTCCGAACACGCGGAAGCCGTCACACCGGTGCCAGGCGGCGTCGGGCCGATCACCGACGTCTGGCTGCTGCGCGCCACCGTGCGTGCGGCGCAGATGGCCGCGGCCGCGGAGGCGGCGCGCGGCAGCATGGGCTTCTGA
- a CDS encoding OsmC family peroxiredoxin has protein sequence MAKTHSYELTVTWAGNRGTGTSGYRDYGREHEVTAEGPPPLAGTADPAFRGDKDRWNPEQLLVASLSQCHMLWYLHLCAVAGVVVTGYVDEPLGTMAQTPEGGGHFTDVVLRPQVTVSDPAMVERAEAQHPKAHELCFIANSVNFPVRTEPVTKTA, from the coding sequence GTGGCGAAGACGCACTCGTACGAACTGACCGTCACCTGGGCCGGCAACCGCGGCACCGGCACCAGCGGCTACCGCGACTACGGCCGCGAGCACGAGGTCACGGCCGAAGGGCCGCCCCCGCTGGCCGGTACGGCCGACCCGGCGTTCCGCGGCGACAAGGACCGGTGGAACCCTGAGCAGCTGCTCGTCGCGTCGCTGTCGCAGTGCCACATGCTCTGGTACCTGCACCTGTGCGCAGTGGCCGGTGTCGTCGTCACCGGCTACGTCGACGAGCCGCTCGGCACCATGGCCCAGACGCCCGAAGGCGGCGGCCACTTCACCGACGTCGTGCTCCGCCCGCAGGTGACGGTCAGCGACCCGGCGATGGTCGAACGTGCGGAAGCACAGCACCCGAAGGCGCACGAGCTCTGCTTCATCGCGAACTCGGTGAACTTCCCGGTACGCACCGAGCCGGTGACCAAGACCGCGTGA
- a CDS encoding FAD-dependent oxidoreductase codes for MSRLARQSGEVIDRSQPLSFSWNGKPCTAYAGDTIASALAAAGVRVMSRSFKYHRPRGILTASFLDPGCVLQVDDEPNVRAGHRLVTGGIQVSSQNTWPSLKYDLKAINQLAGRFLSAGFYYKTFIKPQRLWPAYERVLQRFVNAGEISPGTSAEGYDKRYAHPDVLVAGGGPAGLAAAIAAAEDGAQVLLVEEEHQLGGHLRWGSQDDLDLLAELRDRVAQLDTIEVMTDATVLGRYDDNWISVVQRSVPGNGLGPKERLVKARAKALVVAAGLIERPYVFQGSDLPGVMLSTAVRRLVNLYAVRPGTRAVVLTANAEGDAVVGDLRRAGVDVVHVEDARRGGDVLRASGRGQVRQVDLANGKTVQCDLFVTATGWTAPTSLLNMAGDQPTYDPTAARFVPNVNALSDGVFATGGLCGDGTAEQLVEHGSATGRAAAREARAFTLAFADVPTRPDDARTLPQPGDPVDVPALEPARHREMFVSQTHGFVDFSEDVTTKDIKQAVAEGYDSVELAKRYTTATMGTVQGKLELMNTIAAHARATGKSIADTGTTTWRPPYAPVSLGALAGRIFEPVRHSPMQEWHDRHNGQPMVAGAWIRPDHYGDAQAEARNVRENVGVIDVTPIGKLDLRGPDVPKLLEQLYVNKWQRLDVGRVRYGVMCADDGVVLDDGVTGRLAEDHYLMSTTSSGAGGVWEWVENWLQTEHPEWRVHVTPVTTTYASMNVAGPKSRQLLERLVDGVDLSTDAFPYMHVRTGTVAGVPDCVLWRIGFTGELSYELHVPAGYGLHVWEQLFAHGKDLGIRPFGMEAQRVLRLEKGHFIVGQDTDGLTKAFTAGIDWAIKLDKPDFAGLPELRWQAAAGEYPMLVAVQTEEPSVVPTEASQLVDGNRIVGRITSSRMSPTLNRSVCLAQVESRLAEPGTRLTVLLPDGNRIPARVHTHHAHVDPEGERQRA; via the coding sequence ATGAGCCGCCTTGCCCGCCAGTCCGGCGAGGTCATCGACCGCAGCCAGCCACTGTCCTTCAGCTGGAACGGCAAGCCCTGCACGGCGTACGCCGGCGACACCATCGCCTCCGCACTGGCCGCCGCCGGTGTGCGGGTGATGTCGCGTAGCTTCAAGTACCACCGGCCCCGCGGCATCCTCACCGCGAGCTTCCTCGACCCCGGCTGCGTGCTGCAGGTCGACGACGAGCCGAACGTGCGCGCCGGGCACCGGCTGGTCACGGGCGGCATCCAGGTGAGCTCGCAGAACACCTGGCCGTCGCTCAAGTACGACCTGAAGGCCATCAACCAGCTCGCCGGCAGGTTCCTCTCCGCCGGCTTCTACTACAAGACCTTCATCAAGCCGCAGCGGCTGTGGCCGGCGTACGAGCGGGTACTGCAGCGGTTCGTCAATGCCGGTGAGATCAGCCCTGGCACGTCGGCCGAGGGCTACGACAAGCGGTACGCCCACCCGGACGTCCTGGTGGCCGGCGGTGGCCCGGCCGGCCTCGCGGCCGCGATCGCCGCGGCGGAGGACGGCGCGCAGGTGCTGCTCGTCGAGGAGGAGCACCAGCTCGGCGGCCACCTGCGCTGGGGCAGCCAGGACGACCTCGACCTGCTCGCCGAGCTCCGCGACCGGGTGGCGCAGCTCGACACCATCGAGGTCATGACCGACGCCACCGTGCTCGGCCGCTACGACGACAACTGGATCTCCGTAGTGCAGCGCTCGGTGCCAGGCAACGGGCTCGGCCCGAAGGAGCGCCTGGTGAAGGCGCGCGCCAAGGCGCTCGTGGTGGCGGCCGGCCTGATCGAGCGGCCGTACGTCTTCCAGGGCAGCGACCTGCCCGGCGTGATGCTGTCCACCGCCGTCCGGCGGCTGGTCAACCTCTACGCGGTACGGCCGGGCACCCGCGCGGTGGTGCTCACGGCGAACGCCGAAGGGGACGCCGTGGTCGGCGACCTGCGCCGGGCCGGCGTGGACGTCGTGCACGTCGAGGACGCCCGCCGCGGCGGCGACGTGCTCCGCGCGTCCGGCCGCGGCCAGGTTCGCCAGGTCGACCTGGCGAACGGCAAGACCGTGCAGTGCGACCTGTTCGTCACGGCCACCGGGTGGACGGCGCCCACGTCGCTGCTCAACATGGCCGGCGACCAGCCCACCTACGACCCGACGGCGGCCAGGTTCGTACCGAACGTGAACGCGCTGTCCGACGGTGTCTTCGCCACCGGTGGCCTCTGCGGCGACGGCACCGCCGAGCAGCTGGTCGAGCACGGCAGCGCCACCGGGCGCGCCGCGGCGCGCGAGGCGCGGGCCTTCACGCTGGCGTTCGCCGACGTGCCCACGCGCCCGGACGACGCGCGCACCCTGCCGCAGCCGGGCGACCCGGTCGACGTCCCTGCGCTCGAGCCCGCCCGGCACCGGGAGATGTTCGTCTCGCAGACGCACGGCTTCGTCGACTTCTCCGAGGACGTCACCACCAAGGACATCAAGCAGGCCGTCGCCGAGGGCTACGACAGCGTCGAGCTGGCCAAGCGCTACACCACCGCCACCATGGGCACCGTGCAGGGCAAGCTGGAGCTGATGAACACCATCGCCGCGCACGCCCGCGCGACCGGCAAGTCCATCGCGGACACCGGCACCACCACGTGGCGCCCGCCGTACGCGCCGGTCAGCCTCGGCGCACTCGCCGGACGCATCTTCGAGCCGGTGCGGCACTCGCCGATGCAGGAGTGGCACGACCGGCACAACGGCCAGCCGATGGTCGCCGGCGCCTGGATCAGGCCGGACCACTACGGCGACGCACAGGCCGAGGCCCGCAACGTCAGGGAGAACGTCGGCGTCATCGACGTCACCCCCATCGGCAAGCTGGACCTACGCGGCCCGGATGTCCCGAAGCTGCTCGAGCAGCTGTACGTCAACAAGTGGCAGCGGCTCGACGTCGGCCGGGTCAGGTACGGCGTCATGTGTGCCGACGACGGGGTCGTGCTCGACGACGGCGTGACCGGCCGGCTGGCCGAGGACCACTACCTGATGAGCACCACCTCGTCCGGCGCCGGCGGCGTCTGGGAGTGGGTGGAGAACTGGCTGCAGACCGAGCACCCCGAGTGGCGGGTGCACGTCACGCCGGTCACCACGACGTACGCGAGCATGAACGTCGCCGGCCCGAAGAGCCGGCAGCTGTTGGAGCGGCTGGTCGACGGCGTCGACCTGTCCACCGACGCATTCCCCTACATGCACGTCCGTACGGGCACCGTCGCGGGCGTGCCGGACTGCGTGCTGTGGCGGATCGGCTTCACCGGTGAGCTGAGCTACGAGCTGCACGTGCCTGCGGGTTACGGCCTGCACGTGTGGGAGCAGCTGTTCGCCCACGGCAAGGACCTCGGCATCCGGCCGTTCGGCATGGAGGCGCAACGGGTCCTGCGGCTGGAGAAGGGCCACTTCATCGTGGGCCAGGACACCGACGGCCTCACCAAGGCGTTCACCGCCGGCATCGATTGGGCGATCAAGCTGGACAAGCCCGACTTCGCCGGGCTGCCCGAGCTGCGTTGGCAGGCGGCGGCCGGCGAGTACCCGATGCTGGTCGCGGTGCAGACCGAGGAGCCGTCGGTCGTGCCGACCGAGGCCAGCCAGCTGGTGGACGGCAACCGCATCGTCGGCAGGATCACGTCCAGCCGGATGTCGCCGACACTGAACCGGTCGGTGTGCCTGGCGCAGGTCGAGTCGCGGCTGGCCGAACCCGGCACCCGGCTCACCGTGCTGCTCCCCGACGGCAACCGGATACCGGCGCGCGTCCACACGCACCACGCCCACGTCGATCCTGAGGGGGAGAGGCAGCGTGCCTGA
- a CDS encoding 5-oxoprolinase — protein MDRGGTFTDVVARRPDGGLVARKLLSDDPARYRDAAVAAVRTLLDLAPEEPVPADRIESIRMGTTVATNALLERRGERTALVITRGFRDALRIGYQERPRIFDRQIVLPELLYERVVEVDERVLADGTVLRQPDLEQLAADLKPVYADGIRAVAVVCMHGHLYPAHEQQIGEVVRELGFTQVSLSSATSPLTKIVPRGDTTVVDAYLSPVLRRYVDQVASELAGVRLMFMQSGGGLAEAGHFRGKDAILSGPAGGIVGMTQLSTLAGYDKVIGFDMGGTSTDVSHYAGEYERVFHTTVAGVRLRAPMLDIHTVAAGGGSILHFDGSRYRVGPDSAGAIPGPACYRGSGPLTVTDANVMLGRIQPSHFPYVFGPSGDQPLDADLVSQKFGQLAAEITESTGDDRTPEQVAEGYLHIAVTNMAEAVRKISVQKGHDVTRYALTTFGGAGGQHACAVADALGITTVLVPPMAGVLSALGIGLADTTTTREQSVETQLDASAMQRLTEVADALEQDARRELLDEDVPEERLRVVRRVHVRYDGTDTAVPVDLADPASMTAGFEATYRRLFSFLMDRPLIAEAVFVEAIGVTEQPDLSRLGDPAGEAAASAHTVRMHASGGWRDVPLHRRTALRPGDTVTGPAIITEDNATTVVDDGWAAAATAQGHLLVQRVRAAGETSAVSTEVDPVMLEVFNNLFMSIAEQMGVRLEATAQSVNIKERLDFSCAIFDPDGNLIANAPHMPVHLGSMGSTVREVIDRNADTMQPGDVYAINDPYHGGTHLPDITIVTPVYDSTRTQVLFYVASRGHHAEVGGLTPGSMPAFSSSLDEEGVLFDNWLLVSAGRFREEETVELLAGATYPSRDPQTNLADLRAQVSASEKGIEEVDAMIEHFGLDVVQAYMKHVQDNAEEAVRRVIDSLDDGEHVYEMDSGAQIHVRVTVDRASRGATIDFTGTSAQLATNFNAPSSVATAAVLYVFRTLVGDDIPLNDGCLRPLQIVVPEGSMLAPEYPAAVVAGNVETSQAITGALYAALRVQAEGIGTMNNVTFGNERYQYYETLSGGSGAGEGFHGTSVVQTHMTNSRLTDPEVLEWRFPIVLESYAIRRGSGGAGKWHGGDGAVRRLRFTEPMTASTLSGHRRVPPYGMAGGSPGALGRNRVERTDGTVTEMSGADTTDLRAGDILVIETPGGGGYGTPET, from the coding sequence ATCGACCGCGGCGGCACGTTCACCGACGTCGTCGCCCGCCGTCCCGACGGCGGGCTGGTCGCCCGCAAGTTGCTGTCGGACGACCCCGCCAGGTACCGCGACGCGGCCGTCGCCGCCGTCCGTACGTTGCTCGACCTCGCACCGGAAGAACCGGTGCCCGCGGACCGCATCGAGAGCATCCGGATGGGCACCACGGTGGCCACCAACGCGCTGCTCGAACGTCGCGGCGAGCGCACCGCGCTTGTGATCACCCGCGGCTTCCGCGACGCGCTGCGGATCGGCTACCAGGAGCGCCCGCGTATCTTCGACCGCCAGATCGTGCTGCCCGAGCTGCTCTACGAACGGGTGGTCGAGGTCGACGAGCGGGTGCTTGCGGACGGCACCGTGCTCCGCCAGCCGGACCTGGAGCAGCTCGCCGCCGACCTCAAGCCGGTGTACGCGGACGGCATCCGTGCCGTCGCCGTGGTCTGCATGCACGGCCATTTGTACCCCGCACACGAGCAGCAGATCGGCGAGGTGGTCCGCGAGCTCGGCTTCACCCAGGTGTCGCTGTCCAGCGCGACGAGTCCGCTCACGAAGATCGTGCCGCGCGGCGACACCACGGTCGTCGACGCGTACCTCTCCCCCGTGCTGCGCCGGTACGTCGACCAGGTCGCCAGCGAGCTCGCCGGCGTACGGCTGATGTTCATGCAGTCCGGCGGCGGCCTGGCCGAGGCCGGGCACTTCCGCGGCAAGGACGCCATCCTCTCCGGACCCGCGGGCGGCATCGTCGGCATGACCCAGCTCTCCACGCTCGCCGGGTACGACAAGGTGATCGGCTTCGACATGGGCGGTACGTCGACCGACGTGTCGCACTACGCCGGCGAGTACGAGCGCGTCTTCCACACCACGGTGGCCGGTGTGCGGCTGCGCGCGCCGATGCTCGACATCCACACGGTGGCCGCCGGCGGCGGGTCGATCCTGCACTTCGACGGCAGCAGGTACCGCGTCGGACCGGACAGCGCGGGCGCCATCCCCGGCCCCGCCTGCTACCGGGGCAGCGGGCCGCTGACCGTCACCGACGCGAACGTAATGCTCGGCCGGATCCAGCCGTCGCACTTCCCTTACGTCTTCGGGCCGTCGGGCGACCAGCCGCTCGACGCCGACCTGGTGAGCCAGAAGTTCGGCCAGCTCGCCGCCGAGATCACCGAGAGCACGGGCGACGACCGCACCCCGGAACAGGTCGCCGAGGGCTACCTGCACATAGCCGTCACGAACATGGCGGAGGCCGTGCGGAAGATCTCCGTACAGAAGGGCCACGACGTCACCCGCTACGCGCTGACCACGTTCGGCGGCGCGGGCGGCCAGCACGCGTGCGCCGTCGCCGACGCGCTCGGCATCACCACCGTCCTCGTGCCGCCGATGGCCGGCGTGCTGTCCGCGCTCGGCATCGGGCTCGCCGACACCACGACCACCCGCGAGCAGTCGGTGGAGACCCAGCTCGACGCGTCCGCCATGCAGCGGCTGACCGAGGTGGCCGACGCGCTCGAACAGGACGCCCGCCGCGAGCTGCTCGACGAGGACGTGCCTGAGGAACGCCTCAGGGTCGTCCGGCGGGTGCACGTACGTTACGACGGCACCGACACCGCTGTGCCCGTCGATCTTGCCGACCCGGCGTCGATGACTGCGGGGTTCGAGGCCACGTACCGCCGGCTGTTCTCGTTCCTCATGGACCGGCCGCTGATCGCCGAGGCGGTGTTCGTGGAGGCGATCGGCGTCACCGAGCAACCCGACCTGAGCCGGCTCGGTGACCCCGCCGGCGAGGCGGCGGCGAGCGCACACACGGTGCGCATGCACGCCAGCGGCGGCTGGCGCGACGTGCCGCTGCACCGCCGCACAGCGCTGCGCCCCGGCGACACGGTCACAGGTCCCGCGATCATCACGGAGGACAACGCCACCACGGTCGTCGACGACGGCTGGGCGGCCGCCGCCACCGCACAGGGACACCTGCTCGTACAACGGGTGCGCGCGGCGGGCGAGACGTCCGCGGTCAGCACCGAGGTCGACCCCGTGATGCTGGAGGTCTTCAACAACCTGTTCATGTCCATCGCGGAGCAGATGGGCGTGCGGCTGGAGGCCACCGCCCAGTCGGTGAACATCAAGGAGCGGCTGGACTTCTCCTGCGCGATCTTCGACCCGGACGGCAACCTGATCGCGAACGCACCACACATGCCCGTACACCTCGGCTCGATGGGCTCGACCGTCCGTGAGGTGATCGACCGCAACGCCGACACCATGCAGCCGGGCGACGTCTACGCCATCAACGACCCGTACCACGGCGGCACGCACCTGCCGGACATCACCATCGTGACGCCGGTCTACGACAGCACGCGCACCCAGGTGCTGTTCTACGTGGCCTCGCGCGGGCACCACGCCGAGGTCGGCGGGCTGACCCCGGGCTCGATGCCGGCGTTCAGCAGCTCGCTGGACGAGGAGGGCGTGCTGTTCGACAACTGGCTGCTCGTCTCCGCCGGCAGGTTCCGCGAGGAGGAGACGGTGGAGCTGCTCGCCGGCGCGACCTACCCGTCGCGCGACCCGCAGACCAACCTCGCCGACCTGCGCGCGCAGGTCTCCGCCAGCGAGAAGGGCATCGAAGAGGTCGACGCGATGATCGAGCACTTCGGTCTCGACGTCGTGCAGGCCTACATGAAGCACGTGCAGGACAACGCGGAGGAAGCCGTCCGCCGGGTGATCGACTCGCTCGACGACGGCGAGCACGTCTACGAGATGGACTCCGGCGCGCAGATCCATGTGCGGGTGACCGTCGACCGGGCCAGCAGGGGCGCGACGATCGACTTCACCGGCACGTCGGCACAGCTCGCCACGAACTTCAACGCGCCGAGCTCGGTGGCCACCGCCGCGGTGCTGTACGTCTTCCGCACCCTGGTCGGCGACGACATCCCGCTGAACGACGGCTGCCTGCGGCCGCTGCAGATCGTCGTGCCCGAAGGCTCGATGCTTGCGCCTGAGTACCCGGCGGCGGTCGTCGCGGGCAACGTCGAGACGTCCCAGGCGATCACCGGCGCACTGTACGCCGCGCTGCGCGTTCAGGCCGAGGGCATCGGCACCATGAACAACGTGACGTTCGGCAACGAGCGCTACCAGTACTACGAGACGCTGTCCGGCGGATCCGGTGCAGGCGAAGGGTTCCACGGCACCTCGGTGGTGCAGACACACATGACGAACTCCCGCCTGACCGACCCCGAGGTGCTGGAGTGGCGGTTCCCCATCGTGCTGGAGAGCTACGCCATCAGGCGCGGCAGCGGTGGTGCCGGCAAGTGGCACGGCGGCGACGGCGCAGTGCGGCGGCTGCGGTTCACCGAGCCGATGACCGCAAGCACCTTGTCGGGCCACCGGCGGGTGCCCCCGTACGGCATGGCCGGCGGCTCACCCGGCGCGCTCGGCCGCAACCGGGTGGAACGCACCGACGGCACCGTCACGGAGATGTCCGGCGCCGACACCACCGACCTCCGCGCCGGCGACATCCTGGTGATCGAAACCCCGGGCGGCGGCGGCTACGGCACCCCGGAGACCTGA